From the genome of Carassius auratus strain Wakin unplaced genomic scaffold, ASM336829v1 scaf_tig00215844, whole genome shotgun sequence:
tccatgccacgccggattgctgcagtaattcaggcaaaaggatccccaactaagtattgagtgctgtacatgctcatactttcaTACTTttcagatttctaaaaatcctttttttgtattggtcttaagtaatattcagattttctgagatacttaaataaggattttccttagttgtcagtttcactttttgaatggaattagtgaaataaatcagctttttgatgatattctaattatgacCAGTACCtttataatccattgtaaaaagTAGATGCAACctgttcattttattataaatcttCATAATCTTAAAAGCTATagccacaaataagtaaatattataatatgttgtatcatctcatgaatattccatgtttttttttataatgctataTTATTATAATGGCTTAAGAAAACTCTTATAATGGATTATAAATACGggtttcatagaaagtgttaccattacattcatatagtgcttttctgggtactcaaagtgctttacatgaaAGGGGGAATCTCCTCGTCCACCACAAGTGTGCAGcgtccacctggatgatgcgacagaAGCCATATTGCGGTAAAACGCCCAAAtacacaccagcttattggtggagaggagaaaGAGTGATGTCAATCAATGTATGGGGAtgattaggaggccatgatggtcagaggccaatgggaaAATTTggaatttttaaaaataacagaGAGTCAGGACTttggtttaatgtctcatctgaCCCCAGAAGATTAATTCTAATGACAGTTATAAAGTTTCAAGTAATTTAAGATTGTTTGTTGTAATAGAAACAATCTTTAGAATAAAGCAAATGGGGGACAACTTTTTTTCAACAAAGTGTATGTAAGATAATGTTGTAGTTGATGAAACATTGAAAAGTTCTCCTTGTAGAAACATTGGGGTTTGTGTATGTAATGTTTTAAaccttatatttttacatttgcaggAAGGTTTAGTTCATAAAATTTGTATCAGAAAGAACCAATTTTTTTCAAGTTACTGACAAGTgaactgtttttgcttttatttcagaGTTTATTGAAGAAAGTGAGGAGAACAAAAAATGGAGTGAAATTGAGgagaaaaatcatgtcaaaactggagaaaaacctttgaGAGCTAAGAAAACTTTCacatgcactcagtgtggaaagagtttcacatacCAATGTCATCTTGATTTTCACATGAgatttcacactggagagaaactgttCACTTGTAAacaatgtgggaagagttttaCACAAAAAAGAAGCCTTATGGCACAtatgaggatccacactggagaaaaaccttacaagtgttcacattgtgacaagagattcagtgattcaggagacctgaaaaaacatgagaggatccatactggagagaaaccttataagtgttcacattgtgacgAGAGATTCAAACAGTCATCACATctaaaaacacatgagaggatccacactggagagaaacctattaagtgttcacattgtgacaagagattcagtaggTCAACAaacctgaaaacacacgagaggatccacactggagagacaccttacaagtgttcacattgtgacaagagatttaatcaatcaacacatctaaaaaaacatgagagtatccacactggagagaaaccttacacatgTAATCAGTGCGAGAAGTGTTTCACACACTCATCACAACTTAAggatcacatgaacatccacGCTGGAGAGAAACTGTGCTCATGTGatcaatgtaataaaacatttttgagcGCTTCAGACCTGAAGAAACACCTGACagttcatacaaaggagaagCCATATACATGTTATTTgggtggaaagagtttttcaaatTTTTCAGTTTTGAAAATACATCAGAAAACACATACTGGTGTAAAAAAGCACAAGTGCTCAGAGTGTGAAATCACTTTTACTTCAGCGGGTGGTTTAAAAcagcatgagaggatccacactggagaaaaaccttatgagtgttcacactgtgacaagagattcagtaggTCAGCatacctgaaaacacatgagaggatccacactggagaaaaaccttatgagtgttcacactgtgacaagagattcactcAGTCAGGATACCTGAAAATACATGagagaatccacactggagaaaaaccttttgagtgttcacactgtgacaagagattcagtaggTCAGCAgaactgaaaacacatgagaggatccacactggagagagaccttttgagtgttcacattgtgacaagGGATTCAATAGGATAACAaacctgaaaaaacatgagatgatccacactggagaaaaaccttttgagtgttcacactgtgacaagagattcagtaggTTAGCagacctgaaaacacatgagaggatccacactggacaGAAACCTTTTgagtgttcacattgtgacaagagattcaaacaGTCATCACATctaaaaacacatgagaggatccacactggagagaaaccttttgagtgttcacattgtgacaagagattcaatagGATAACAagcctgaaaacacatgagaggatccacactggagagaaaccttatcaCTGCACTGAATGTGGGAAGCGCTTCAGTCATTCATATGCtctacacatacatacaaaaaactATCACAGTAAGGCCCCTTACAAACAGAGATGCCTTTAGCTGTTTATGTACAAATTTTGTATCCTATTGGGTACCAGAGTGGATCAATCTGATGTGTTTACAATGTGTTtacaatctgcttttgaagaaatattgtagtAACATGCTACAGTGTACATTTTGTCAGCTGCAGTTCTGGAGTCTCTGTCTGAACTGTACAACATCACATGCATTCACATCAGTGTTACATCGGCTTTAGAGTTACTCTCACGGGTCACTGCACTTATTCACAgacacaaaagtacattatttgcatgtgctttaaagccttgctggttaaatgtttcattcatgcgCTGGTCTGATGTATGCCTTTTCTGAGCGTCACATACACCCGAAGCGTGCGCACCaaaaagcctgtcaaacagcgCCTGATCGCTGAACTAAGTTATCTTTTGTGCTtatactgtcaaaacacagaaGGTTCACAAGtagactaataataaaatgaaagtaaggagtTGAGATGGAACTTTTTTGTGCAAGAAGTTTTCTGGAAAAAAATTCCATATTCTCTCTGGTTCGCTAATGTGTTATTTCATCAACACTTCGTGGCCTATGCCTTGATGGTATGGTATGGTAGTTTGTGCATTTCCATGTTACGTTATGTTACGTGTAAGATACTTTGTGTTGTACGTGCCATGACATTCAAATGCACACAAAACTTCTACGATGTTACCTCAACCTTTCACAGACACACCGTGAAATTAATGTTGAATTGATTTGCTTGTTAAGGTATTGTAAACTCATGAGgaaagaaaaacttaaaagcaTACTCGTATATCTTAAATCTTCTGGTTACATTATCCTAAGTATTTAAGGCATCAGAGAAGTGTTCTGTATGAAAGCTATACAAAACACAGTTTGTCCTGTACTCGCAGGTAAACGTCGTATGGCCATCCTATCCATACAAATAACAAATCAATCATTGTTTTGCACAAATCATTGTTTGAATTGTGAATGTAGCCTCTCAAGAAAAGCTTTAAGACCTTGCAGAATACTCTGCCGCCTGAACTCTCCCACTTCACTTGTGCTGACGGCAATCCACAGAAGAGGATTAAGgccatgcaataaaaaaattaaaaaaacctcTTGAGATTAAAGTCGTTACATTTTGAGAGAAATGTCGAAACAAAATATTGAgaataaacttgttaaattacaagaaaaaagttgttacattttggccaaaaattaaatgaaataaaactattttttaagggTAATAAAATGAAgtgcaaagagaaaaatcactctcTGTTCTTGACTTAAAAAGAATTACAGTTTTAAGTATTACAGTTGCTTTAGGTATCAgtctatatagtgttttatttttagatttgttcATTGCATTTCTTGAATGTTCCTGCCAAGTAAACcttttgtacctgaaaataagccattgtttgttttattcgttgtagtaatttatttttaaatccccttatttctgattaaaaaacacacacacacagtaaagatTATTTAACAGTTTATTGAACATAGAAAGCTGCACACTTCTTATGTTTCCTAGAGTCCTAGAGTCTCTGGCCATGGAGTGAACGGTCACATTCCATGAGTCACCAacatttaagtaaatgttaaaatgcacattttgttgTGAATCTTTTTGTTATTTGGGATTTCTGTTAAAGTGTTATCTgattgtttactttttaattttgtttggtAGGAACTACATGGGTATATTTAGAGGTTGTTGGTACTACCCAGTCAGTCAGTTGATCATCTGGGCTGATTTCAGTTATTACATTGTATTGTTACTCTGCTAGCAGGGCAGATTTATTCTTTTTGTAGGCCTGTTTTGGTTCAGTTATTTTTCCTTTGTTTTAGTTGAGTTTGCAGGAATTATGTTGAACTGGACTTTTGATATATCTGCTTTTGTGGATTTGATtaacattattgttattgttttggtggAAGAATAAATCAACAATTTTTCCCACAACTGTCCTGCTTGTCCTTGGCTACCACCACAGTATCTTTGTTCTTAATTATTAACACACTATCCCCACGGGTCCTTGAAGGTTTGTGAatctgaatttctttaaaaaagaatcaTACATGGATACATCTATATTCCCTCTGGTCCGTTATAGGCTCTATGCAGCAGGAACTGTGACGTGTTTCCGACCATACTCTCTACTGGGCTAACAGTTTCCGGTTCCATATTTACATCTGACGCTAACCCTCACGAGATCGTTGGGTATGGCGCAAAACTTAAAAGCGACAAACATTTCTGGTTGTAAGTATATATAGTTTTTGGCATCTTAAACATGGAGAAAATAGTTTTCCGATACCAAAAGCTAATGCGACCTAGATCGGAACATTGTTGTGTGCCGTTGTGTCAGCAAGATACAACTCGACTGTGAGTTTCCATTCATTTCCAGTGGAGGAGGATCTCAGAAAAAAGTGGCACGTTCAGATCAGGACAGATGACTTCCAAGTCAACAAAAACACAATGGTGTGTAGCGTTCATTTCAGACCTGATGACTTTATGGAAGGGGCTCGTCTGAAAAAAAGGTGTTTTCCCTACACTGTTTGAGTGGAACCACTACCAGGAGCAGCTGCCGAGGTTGAGTGTTTGGGAACGTCGAGAGAGACCGCTGACCCCTAATCCTGACTCGGACGCAGAACAGGAAGATACTGTAGGGGTGGGCGTTATGGAAAAAATCTCATACCAcagtttctttcaaaaata
Proteins encoded in this window:
- the LOC113096009 gene encoding zinc finger protein 184-like isoform X1 — its product is MVFVKEETGENTSEIKEEEPETWRIKEEEPETWKIKEEEPETRKIKQEEPETWKIKQEEPETWKIKHEEGGEFIEESEENKKWSEIEEKNHVKTGEKPLRAKKTFTCTQCGKSFTYQCHLDFHMRFHTGEKLFTCKQCGKSFTQKRSLMAHMRIHTGEKPYKCSHCDKRFSDSGDLKKHERIHTGEKPYKCSHCDERFKQSSHLKTHERIHTGEKPIKCSHCDKRFSRSTNLKTHERIHTGETPYKCSHCDKRFNQSTHLKKHESIHTGEKPYTCNQCEKCFTHSSQLKDHMNIHAGEKLCSCDQCNKTFLSASDLKKHLTVHTKEKPYTCYLGGKSFSNFSVLKIHQKTHTGVKKHKCSECEITFTSAGGLKQHERIHTGEKPYECSHCDKRFSRSAYLKTHERIHTGEKPYECSHCDKRFTQSGYLKIHERIHTGEKPFECSHCDKRFSRSAELKTHERIHTGERPFECSHCDKGFNRITNLKKHEMIHTGEKPFECSHCDKRFSRLADLKTHERIHTGQKPFECSHCDKRFKQSSHLKTHERIHTGEKPFECSHCDKRFNRITSLKTHERIHTGEKPYHCTECGKRFSHSYALHIHTKNYHSKAPYKQRCL
- the LOC113096009 gene encoding zinc finger protein 658B-like isoform X2, which produces MMRQKPYCEFIEESEENKKWSEIEEKNHVKTGEKPLRAKKTFTCTQCGKSFTYQCHLDFHMRFHTGEKLFTCKQCGKSFTQKRSLMAHMRIHTGEKPYKCSHCDKRFSDSGDLKKHERIHTGEKPYKCSHCDERFKQSSHLKTHERIHTGEKPIKCSHCDKRFSRSTNLKTHERIHTGETPYKCSHCDKRFNQSTHLKKHESIHTGEKPYTCNQCEKCFTHSSQLKDHMNIHAGEKLCSCDQCNKTFLSASDLKKHLTVHTKEKPYTCYLGGKSFSNFSVLKIHQKTHTGVKKHKCSECEITFTSAGGLKQHERIHTGEKPYECSHCDKRFSRSAYLKTHERIHTGEKPYECSHCDKRFTQSGYLKIHERIHTGEKPFECSHCDKRFSRSAELKTHERIHTGERPFECSHCDKGFNRITNLKKHEMIHTGEKPFECSHCDKRFSRLADLKTHERIHTGQKPFECSHCDKRFKQSSHLKTHERIHTGEKPFECSHCDKRFNRITSLKTHERIHTGEKPYHCTECGKRFSHSYALHIHTKNYHSKAPYKQRCL